A single genomic interval of Alcaligenes sp. SDU_A2 harbors:
- a CDS encoding carbohydrate ABC transporter permease: MDTVLIAPATRRAVRLPSLDTLGAHALALLWIAPLLYACWAAFRDPSAALNFDWRSGWTLQNFSAAWDRAPWLRYILNTTLLVLTILAGQFVLCTLAAYAFARFRFFGSQFLFMLLLLQLFILPEVLIVENYRMVALLGWTDTVWGMGVPYMASAFGVFLLRQAFKQVPRELEDAARLEGCSRLGVLWRVYVPLVKPVYLAYALVSVSSHWNNFLWPLVISSSEHTRPLTVGLSLFGAPESGVSIALISAATLMTIFPLLLGFLLFQKQFMQAFLRAGIR, translated from the coding sequence ATGGATACCGTCTTGATTGCTCCTGCTACGCGGCGCGCTGTGCGCCTGCCGTCCCTGGATACGCTGGGTGCGCATGCCCTGGCCCTGCTTTGGATCGCCCCTTTGCTGTATGCCTGCTGGGCGGCGTTCCGCGACCCGTCGGCCGCGCTTAATTTTGACTGGCGTTCGGGCTGGACGTTGCAAAATTTCAGCGCGGCCTGGGATAGGGCGCCCTGGCTGCGCTACATCCTGAACACGACCTTGTTGGTGCTGACCATTCTGGCCGGACAGTTTGTGCTCTGCACCTTGGCTGCCTATGCCTTTGCGCGTTTTCGTTTTTTTGGCAGTCAGTTTTTATTCATGCTGCTGCTGTTGCAGTTGTTCATCCTGCCCGAAGTGCTGATTGTGGAAAATTACCGCATGGTTGCCTTGCTGGGTTGGACCGATACGGTCTGGGGCATGGGCGTGCCGTACATGGCCAGTGCCTTTGGCGTGTTTTTGCTGCGTCAGGCTTTCAAGCAGGTGCCGCGCGAGCTGGAGGATGCAGCCCGGCTGGAAGGCTGTAGTCGCCTGGGCGTGCTGTGGCGTGTATACGTGCCGCTGGTCAAACCGGTGTATCTGGCCTATGCGCTGGTGTCCGTGTCCTCGCACTGGAACAATTTTCTGTGGCCGCTGGTCATCAGCAGCTCCGAACATACCCGGCCGTTGACGGTGGGCCTGTCCTTGTTCGGCGCGCCCGAAAGCGGGGTCAGCATCGCCTTGATCAGCGCCGCCACCTTGATGACCATTTTTCCGCTGTTGCTGGGCTTTTTGTTGTTCCAGAAGCAGTTCATGCAGGCGTTTTTGCGCGCCGGCATACGTTAA
- a CDS encoding mandelate racemase/muconate lactonizing enzyme family protein: protein MNITAVRAIPLNVPFHFQGGDIRKPSNLAVCHVEVETDAGITGYGLTAITEEHPVASAINDILASDLIGQDPLNTERLWDRMYWNVCPRGQSGYGMHAISALDIALWDIKGKALGQPVWKLLGGAREQVPAYATFGFSFLQDEELVQVARACVDQGFRGLKMVVGHNGLQRRDEPRPLQEVIRQDIRRMTLVREAIPAEVGLYIDGNCSLDYIHAKEVARAARDLDVGFFEEPITQNDTGRLRELRQQTGITIAAGQNEGQSYRFRDLLMHQAVDIVQPNVLISGGFTQSRKIFGLAESFNASVANGGAFPSHNGHLHSGLLNGGEVEWHLAASAMMAEIYTGLPQPEQGWMRMPQAPGLGLTPRLDQIDKLRRLPGSLGNGKG, encoded by the coding sequence ATGAACATCACCGCAGTCCGTGCCATTCCCTTGAATGTGCCCTTTCACTTCCAGGGCGGCGATATACGCAAACCCTCCAACCTGGCCGTGTGCCACGTGGAAGTGGAAACCGATGCCGGCATTACCGGCTACGGCCTGACCGCCATTACCGAAGAGCATCCCGTGGCCAGTGCCATCAACGATATCCTGGCCAGCGACCTGATCGGGCAAGACCCCTTGAACACCGAGCGCTTGTGGGACCGCATGTACTGGAACGTCTGCCCGCGCGGCCAGTCCGGCTACGGCATGCATGCCATTTCTGCCCTGGACATTGCCCTATGGGACATCAAAGGCAAAGCCCTGGGCCAGCCGGTCTGGAAACTGCTGGGCGGTGCCCGCGAACAAGTCCCCGCCTACGCCACCTTCGGCTTTTCCTTTCTTCAGGACGAAGAACTGGTGCAGGTGGCGCGCGCCTGCGTGGACCAGGGCTTTCGCGGCCTGAAGATGGTGGTGGGTCACAACGGCCTGCAACGACGCGACGAACCACGTCCCTTGCAAGAGGTCATCCGCCAGGACATACGCCGCATGACGCTGGTGCGCGAAGCCATACCCGCCGAGGTCGGCTTGTACATCGACGGCAACTGCAGCCTGGACTACATCCACGCCAAAGAAGTCGCCCGTGCCGCCCGCGATCTGGATGTAGGCTTTTTCGAGGAACCGATCACCCAGAACGACACCGGCCGCCTGCGCGAACTGCGCCAGCAAACCGGCATTACCATCGCCGCCGGCCAGAACGAAGGGCAATCCTACCGTTTCCGCGACCTGCTGATGCATCAGGCCGTGGATATCGTGCAGCCCAATGTGCTGATTTCAGGCGGCTTTACCCAGTCGCGCAAGATTTTCGGCCTGGCCGAAAGCTTTAACGCCTCGGTTGCCAACGGCGGGGCCTTCCCCTCGCACAACGGCCACCTGCACAGCGGCCTGCTGAACGGCGGCGAAGTCGAATGGCACCTGGCCGCCAGCGCCATGATGGCGGAAATCTACACCGGCCTGCCCCAGCCCGAACAAGGCTGGATGCGCATGCCGCAAGCCCCCGGCCTGGGTCTGACGCCTCGGCTGGATCAAATCGACAAGCTGCGCCGCCTGCCCGGCAGTCTGGGCAACGGCAAAGGCTGA
- a CDS encoding HD domain-containing protein — protein MAADFSPYPDLALELLPYSSGCQGDGSHDLSHLQRVWKNVRAIQAHEGGDLRILLAATLLHDCVAVEKNSPLRNRASTLAAEKADDILRDLGWCADTRQAVRHAVQTHSFSAALPAISLEARILQDADRLDAIGALGIARCFYTAGRMGSRLYHPQDPKAQQRPLDDARYALDHFPAKLLKLADGFQTETGRQLAGQRQARMQQYLHDLLTEL, from the coding sequence ATGGCCGCCGACTTCAGCCCCTACCCCGACCTGGCCCTTGAACTACTGCCCTACTCCAGCGGTTGCCAAGGCGACGGTTCGCACGACCTGTCCCACCTTCAGCGGGTCTGGAAAAACGTGCGCGCCATTCAGGCGCACGAAGGCGGCGATCTACGGATTCTGCTGGCCGCCACCCTGCTGCACGACTGCGTGGCCGTAGAAAAAAACTCGCCGTTGCGCAACCGCGCATCAACACTGGCGGCCGAAAAAGCAGACGATATCCTGCGCGATCTGGGCTGGTGCGCCGATACCCGTCAGGCCGTCAGGCATGCCGTGCAGACACACAGTTTTTCGGCCGCCTTGCCTGCCATCAGCCTGGAGGCCCGCATATTGCAGGATGCAGACCGGCTGGACGCCATCGGCGCACTGGGCATTGCACGTTGCTTCTATACCGCCGGGCGCATGGGTTCCCGCCTGTACCACCCGCAAGACCCCAAGGCACAGCAGCGCCCGCTGGACGATGCGCGCTACGCCCTGGATCACTTTCCCGCCAAACTGCTGAAACTGGCCGATGGCTTTCAGACAGAAACAGGCCGCCAGTTGGCCGGCCAGCGGCAGGCGCGCATGCAGCAATATCTGCACGACCTGCTGACCGAGCTATAA
- a CDS encoding peptidylprolyl isomerase: MAQASARHILVSTEDKANELKAAIEAGAEFAQVAKENSSCPSSRQGGELGTFGRGQMVPEFDQVVFSAPVGVVQGPVKTQFGYHLVEVTDRQD; the protein is encoded by the coding sequence ATGGCACAAGCCTCCGCTCGCCACATTCTGGTCAGCACCGAAGACAAAGCGAACGAACTGAAAGCCGCCATCGAAGCCGGCGCTGAATTCGCTCAGGTCGCCAAGGAAAATTCCAGCTGCCCATCGTCGCGCCAGGGCGGCGAACTGGGTACGTTTGGCCGCGGCCAGATGGTTCCCGAGTTCGACCAGGTCGTGTTCAGCGCCCCAGTGGGCGTGGTTCAGGGCCCTGTCAAGACACAGTTCGGCTACCACCTGGTGGAAGTGACCGACCGTCAGGACTGA
- a CDS encoding ABC transporter substrate-binding protein, giving the protein MLKKYLLATSSAVLMGLGTNAYSAVELTMYYPISVGGPLTEVVDGLIKDFQAENPEVKVKAVYSGNYDETRIRALSALRAGEPVQLSVLGALDTHDLVEQGLVESFSDLATDKASQDWLKSFYPALMANGTLEGKVWGIPFQRSTIVMFYNKDMFREAGLNPDQPPKNWDELVQTAQKLTTDKRHGLMIPSTGYPYWMFQAMALQNGRQLMNENGNQVYLNDPKSVEALQFFHDLAYKHKVSPAGTIEWGTLRQSFVQGQTAMMWHTTGNLTAVKNEAKFDFGVAMLPAKEKAASPTGGGNFYLFKGASDEQKQAALGFVRWMTAPERAAKWSMATGYVGISPAAYETQALTEYAKTFPQALVARDQLAVASPEFATYETARVRELLSNAVQAALTQAKTPKAALDDAQTAAERLLRPFN; this is encoded by the coding sequence ATGTTGAAGAAGTATCTGCTTGCCACATCCAGCGCCGTGTTGATGGGCCTGGGCACCAATGCCTACAGCGCGGTGGAGTTGACCATGTATTACCCCATTTCGGTCGGCGGTCCGCTGACCGAGGTGGTGGACGGCCTGATCAAGGACTTCCAGGCCGAAAACCCCGAAGTTAAGGTCAAGGCCGTGTACTCCGGCAATTACGATGAAACCCGCATTCGCGCCCTGTCGGCGCTGCGCGCCGGCGAACCCGTGCAATTGTCTGTATTGGGCGCGCTGGATACCCATGATCTGGTCGAGCAGGGTCTGGTCGAATCGTTCAGCGACCTGGCAACGGACAAAGCCAGCCAGGACTGGCTGAAAAGCTTCTACCCGGCGTTGATGGCCAATGGCACCCTGGAAGGCAAGGTCTGGGGCATTCCTTTCCAGCGTTCGACCATTGTCATGTTCTACAACAAGGACATGTTCCGCGAAGCCGGGCTGAACCCGGATCAGCCGCCCAAGAATTGGGACGAACTGGTGCAGACGGCCCAGAAGCTGACCACGGACAAGCGCCACGGCCTGATGATTCCGTCCACTGGCTACCCGTACTGGATGTTCCAGGCGATGGCCTTGCAAAATGGCCGCCAGCTGATGAACGAAAACGGGAATCAGGTTTACCTGAACGATCCCAAATCGGTCGAGGCTTTGCAGTTTTTCCATGATCTGGCCTACAAGCACAAGGTCAGCCCGGCCGGCACGATTGAATGGGGCACGCTGCGCCAGTCGTTTGTGCAAGGTCAGACGGCCATGATGTGGCACACCACCGGCAACCTGACGGCCGTCAAGAACGAAGCCAAGTTCGACTTTGGCGTGGCCATGCTGCCTGCCAAAGAAAAAGCGGCTTCGCCCACGGGCGGCGGTAACTTCTACCTGTTCAAGGGGGCCAGCGACGAGCAAAAGCAGGCAGCCCTGGGCTTTGTGCGTTGGATGACGGCTCCCGAGCGTGCCGCCAAATGGTCGATGGCCACGGGTTATGTGGGCATCAGTCCCGCTGCGTACGAAACCCAGGCCCTGACGGAATACGCCAAGACCTTCCCGCAGGCCTTGGTGGCGCGCGATCAGTTGGCCGTAGCTTCGCCCGAGTTTGCGACTTACGAGACGGCCCGCGTGCGCGAACTGCTGTCCAACGCCGTGCAAGCCGCCCTGACCCAGGCCAAGACGCCCAAGGCCGCTCTGGATGATGCCCAGACGGCAGCCGAGCGTTTGCTGCGTCCTTTCAACTAA
- a CDS encoding carbohydrate ABC transporter permease, with amino-acid sequence MAEPLRVLRKEWVFAYLLLTPLFVLLSMFAFIPALQTLWSSLHSKGTARRPAQFVGMENYDAMLADPTFWLVLENNLWYAAVVIPVSMALALLMALWANRAMSMRGWVRCAYFTPTMLPMIAAANLWLFFYTPDLGLLDQITGLFGQGPTNWLGQPQTALGAVMVVTIWKEAGFFMIFYLAALQTIPPELRDAARLEGASRWQYGRRVLWPLLAPTTLFILINALINSVKLVDHLFILTKGGPNNASKLLLYWIWETAFAYMDTPSAAVLTVILLAGLGLIAVFQFRYAERRVHYQ; translated from the coding sequence ATGGCTGAACCATTGCGAGTGCTGCGTAAAGAATGGGTGTTTGCCTACCTGTTGCTGACGCCGCTGTTTGTGCTGTTGAGCATGTTCGCCTTTATTCCGGCGCTGCAAACGCTCTGGTCCAGCCTGCACAGCAAGGGGACGGCTCGCCGTCCCGCCCAGTTCGTCGGCATGGAAAATTACGATGCCATGCTGGCGGACCCGACTTTCTGGCTGGTGCTGGAGAACAACCTTTGGTATGCGGCCGTCGTGATTCCTGTGTCGATGGCGCTGGCTTTGCTGATGGCGCTGTGGGCCAACCGGGCCATGAGCATGCGGGGCTGGGTGCGCTGCGCCTACTTCACGCCCACCATGCTGCCCATGATTGCGGCCGCCAATCTGTGGTTGTTCTTCTATACCCCCGACTTGGGTTTGCTGGACCAGATTACCGGCCTGTTCGGGCAAGGCCCCACTAACTGGCTGGGTCAACCGCAGACGGCGCTGGGTGCCGTCATGGTGGTAACGATCTGGAAGGAGGCGGGGTTTTTCATGATTTTCTACCTGGCTGCCTTGCAGACCATTCCGCCCGAATTGCGCGATGCGGCCCGCCTGGAAGGGGCCAGTCGCTGGCAGTATGGGCGGCGCGTGCTGTGGCCGTTGCTGGCACCCACTACCTTGTTCATCTTGATCAACGCGCTGATTAATTCGGTCAAGCTGGTCGATCATCTGTTCATCCTGACCAAGGGTGGCCCCAACAATGCATCCAAGCTGCTCTTGTATTGGATCTGGGAAACCGCGTTTGCCTATATGGATACGCCGAGCGCCGCCGTGCTGACCGTGATTTTGCTGGCGGGTCTGGGGCTGATCGCTGTTTTTCAATTCCGCTACGCCGAACGCCGCGTGCATTACCAGTAA
- a CDS encoding nucleotide pyrophosphohydrolase, which produces MDLSALNAKVAQFARERDWEQFHSPKNLAMALTNEVGELVEIFQWLTEDQSRQAGSDPRTAQAVRDELADVQIYLSRLAYVLGVDMNEAVTSKIAKNAQKYPADKVRGTNKKYTEL; this is translated from the coding sequence ATGGATCTGTCCGCCCTGAATGCCAAAGTGGCGCAGTTCGCGCGCGAGCGCGACTGGGAACAGTTTCATAGCCCCAAGAACCTGGCGATGGCGCTGACCAACGAGGTCGGCGAACTGGTGGAAATTTTCCAGTGGCTGACCGAGGACCAGTCCCGCCAGGCCGGCTCCGACCCGCGCACGGCTCAGGCGGTGCGCGACGAATTGGCTGATGTGCAGATCTACTTGAGCCGGCTGGCCTATGTGCTGGGCGTGGACATGAACGAAGCGGTAACCAGCAAGATCGCCAAGAACGCGCAGAAGTACCCGGCCGATAAGGTGCGCGGCACCAACAAGAAGTACACCGAGCTTTAG
- a CDS encoding YaiI/YqxD family protein, which produces MHIWVDADACPAVIKDILYRAAQRWERHLTLVANQMLRTPPSPWLHAVQVPRGFDVADDYIVQRAVAGDLVITADIPLAAQVLAGQALVLSPRGERLDTGSIGERLAMRDMMEELRSAGIDTGGPPPFSQSDRREFANALDRLLAGQARAAKA; this is translated from the coding sequence GTGCATATCTGGGTGGATGCCGATGCGTGCCCGGCGGTCATCAAAGACATTCTTTACCGGGCGGCCCAGCGCTGGGAGCGGCATCTGACCCTGGTGGCCAACCAGATGCTGCGCACGCCGCCGTCGCCCTGGCTGCACGCGGTGCAGGTGCCGCGCGGCTTTGACGTGGCCGACGACTATATTGTTCAGCGCGCCGTGGCGGGCGATTTGGTGATTACCGCCGATATCCCTTTGGCCGCGCAGGTGCTGGCGGGGCAGGCGCTGGTGCTAAGTCCGCGCGGCGAACGTCTGGATACTGGCAGCATCGGCGAGCGGCTGGCCATGCGCGACATGATGGAAGAATTGCGCAGCGCCGGTATCGACACCGGCGGCCCGCCGCCGTTCAGTCAGTCCGACCGTCGCGAGTTCGCCAATGCGCTGGATCGTTTGCTGGCGGGGCAGGCGCGTGCAGCGAAAGCATAG
- a CDS encoding YegP family protein translates to MSGYYDLKRSGDQYMFNLKAGNYAIILSSERYKTRAAAVAGIESVRKNSPLDERFERRTASDGSPYFVLKAGNGEVLGRSEMYSTPAACEKGIQSVKHNGPLAQVKDNT, encoded by the coding sequence ATGAGCGGATACTACGATCTGAAACGCAGTGGCGATCAGTACATGTTCAATCTGAAAGCCGGCAATTACGCCATCATCCTGAGCAGCGAACGCTACAAGACACGTGCCGCTGCGGTGGCGGGCATTGAGTCGGTGCGCAAGAACTCGCCATTGGACGAACGCTTTGAGCGCCGCACCGCCAGCGACGGTTCGCCGTATTTCGTTTTGAAGGCTGGCAACGGCGAAGTGTTGGGCCGCAGCGAGATGTACTCCACCCCGGCTGCTTGCGAGAAAGGCATACAGTCGGTCAAGCACAATGGGCCGCTGGCCCAGGTCAAAGACAACACATAA
- a CDS encoding phosphodiesterase: MKIIQISDLHITPPGGLLFGSDPADRLRSCVRHINRYHPDADLCVLTGDLTHAGHPLAYERLRAVLQELTVPTRLLMGNHDSREAFWSYFPATHTDVPGFVQHAQTLGQWRAIYLDTLQDGYTNGYLCQTRLDWLQDELARHAGPVLLFSHHPLPALQYPSMDWLRLSNAQALLPMLQAHPAPVHLFSGHVHRCSAGIWNGLPFTTVSGTNHQHELDLVRTGAATSTFEPASYAVILPNEDGLTVHFQPFGYEELRFPYTGDIGALKCM, from the coding sequence ATGAAAATCATCCAGATCTCGGATCTGCACATTACCCCACCCGGTGGTCTGTTGTTTGGCTCGGACCCGGCAGACCGCTTGCGCAGTTGCGTGCGGCACATCAATCGCTACCATCCGGATGCCGACCTGTGCGTGCTGACCGGCGACCTGACCCATGCTGGCCACCCTTTGGCCTACGAGCGGCTGCGCGCTGTCTTGCAGGAGCTGACGGTGCCCACGCGCCTGCTGATGGGCAACCATGACAGCCGCGAGGCGTTCTGGAGCTATTTCCCCGCTACGCACACCGATGTTCCGGGCTTTGTGCAGCATGCCCAGACGCTGGGTCAGTGGCGGGCTATTTATTTGGATACCTTGCAGGATGGCTACACCAATGGCTATCTGTGCCAGACGCGCCTGGACTGGTTGCAGGACGAGCTGGCCCGGCATGCCGGGCCGGTGCTGCTGTTTTCGCACCATCCCTTGCCTGCTTTGCAATACCCGTCCATGGATTGGCTGCGCCTGAGCAATGCCCAGGCGCTGTTGCCTATGCTCCAGGCGCACCCGGCACCTGTGCATTTGTTTTCCGGCCATGTGCATCGTTGTTCGGCCGGTATCTGGAACGGCTTGCCGTTTACGACCGTCAGCGGCACCAACCATCAGCACGAATTGGATCTGGTGCGCACCGGCGCGGCCACGTCCACGTTCGAGCCGGCCAGCTACGCCGTGATCCTGCCCAACGAGGACGGACTGACCGTGCATTTCCAGCCCTTTGGCTACGAAGAGCTGCGTTTTCCGTATACCGGGGATATCGGCGCACTCAAGTGCATGTAA
- a CDS encoding TerC family protein: MLELLQTISWAAVFQIIMIDILLGGDNAVVIALACRNLPAKQRMQGVLWGTAGAIGLRVVLIAFALTLLAVPYLKIVGALLLVWIGVKLLIPEDDAHGNVEGGATLWKAIKTIIVADFVMSLDNVIAIAGAAQTADPDHQIGLVVFGLVVSVPIIIWGSTLVLKLIDRFPLVVTLGAALLGWIAGGMLVTDVVFVEHFGTPSTTTKLIAEAVGAALIVVLGKGIAARKRKSVQA, from the coding sequence ATGCTTGAGCTTTTGCAGACAATCAGTTGGGCGGCAGTGTTTCAGATCATCATGATCGACATTTTGCTGGGGGGCGATAACGCCGTGGTTATTGCGCTTGCCTGCCGGAATCTTCCGGCCAAGCAGCGTATGCAGGGCGTGTTGTGGGGTACGGCCGGCGCCATTGGCCTGCGCGTGGTGCTGATCGCCTTTGCGCTGACGCTGTTGGCGGTGCCTTACCTGAAGATCGTGGGCGCTTTGCTGTTGGTGTGGATCGGCGTCAAGCTGCTGATCCCCGAAGATGACGCACACGGCAATGTGGAAGGTGGCGCGACTTTGTGGAAAGCCATCAAGACCATTATCGTGGCCGACTTTGTCATGAGCCTGGATAACGTCATCGCCATTGCCGGTGCTGCACAGACGGCCGACCCCGATCATCAGATCGGTCTGGTGGTCTTTGGCCTGGTGGTCAGTGTGCCTATCATTATCTGGGGCAGCACGCTGGTGCTCAAGCTGATCGACCGTTTCCCGCTGGTGGTGACGCTGGGCGCGGCCTTGCTGGGCTGGATCGCCGGCGGCATGCTGGTGACCGACGTGGTCTTTGTGGAGCATTTCGGCACTCCTTCCACCACGACCAAGCTGATTGCCGAAGCCGTTGGCGCTGCCTTGATCGTTGTGCTGGGCAAGGGCATCGCTGCCCGCAAGCGCAAGTCGGTTCAGGCCTGA
- a CDS encoding ABC transporter ATP-binding protein — translation MSRAAIELQGIGKSWGEHAVLKQMDLSIQEGQFTALLGPSGCGKSTLLRIIAGLETPDQGRLLINGVDATELEPAQRGLSMVFQSYALFPHLSVADNILFGLKVRRADRKQQQERLREALALTNLEGLEERKPGQLSGGQRQRVALARSIVSGHRICLMDEPLSNLDAKLRHTVRHEIRALQQRLGLTVVYVTHDQTEAMGMADHVVLLNAGRIEQQGAAQALYGEPNSVFTAGFIGSPPMMMIPSDHVPLGLWPSRRQFDQPHRVLVGVRPENLRLQDAAPEHVEATVEHQEFQGADAYVYVRLNDGRTLIVRAPHSHRVSAGMRCGLSWDPVHAFYFHQDSGACLPTPSSALPA, via the coding sequence ATGAGCCGCGCCGCGATCGAGCTGCAAGGCATCGGCAAGTCCTGGGGCGAGCACGCCGTGCTCAAGCAAATGGATCTGTCCATACAGGAAGGGCAGTTTACCGCTTTGCTGGGGCCGTCGGGTTGTGGCAAGTCCACGTTGCTGCGCATTATTGCCGGTCTGGAAACGCCCGATCAGGGGCGCTTGTTGATTAATGGCGTCGATGCAACCGAGCTGGAACCCGCCCAGCGCGGTTTGAGCATGGTGTTCCAGTCCTATGCCTTGTTTCCGCATTTAAGCGTGGCCGACAATATTTTGTTTGGCCTGAAGGTGCGCCGTGCCGACCGCAAACAACAACAAGAGCGGCTGCGCGAAGCCCTGGCCCTGACCAATCTGGAGGGGTTGGAAGAACGCAAGCCCGGCCAGTTGTCGGGCGGTCAACGCCAACGCGTGGCCCTGGCGCGCAGCATTGTGTCGGGACACCGCATCTGTCTGATGGACGAACCCCTGTCCAATCTGGACGCCAAGCTGCGCCATACGGTGCGCCACGAGATCCGCGCCCTGCAACAGCGTCTGGGCTTGACCGTGGTGTATGTGACGCACGATCAGACCGAGGCAATGGGCATGGCGGACCACGTGGTGCTGCTCAATGCCGGTCGTATCGAGCAGCAGGGCGCTGCCCAGGCGCTGTATGGCGAACCTAACAGTGTGTTTACCGCCGGTTTTATCGGCAGTCCACCCATGATGATGATCCCCAGCGACCACGTGCCGCTGGGCTTGTGGCCCTCGCGCCGCCAGTTCGATCAGCCGCATCGCGTGCTGGTGGGCGTGCGCCCGGAAAATCTGCGCTTGCAGGACGCCGCGCCCGAGCATGTCGAGGCGACCGTGGAGCACCAGGAGTTCCAGGGAGCCGATGCCTATGTCTATGTCCGTCTGAACGATGGCCGCACCTTGATCGTGCGCGCGCCGCACAGCCACCGTGTTTCGGCGGGCATGCGTTGCGGTCTCAGTTGGGACCCGGTCCATGCCTTTTATTTTCACCAGGACAGCGGGGCGTGTCTGCCCACGCCGTCATCCGCACTTCCAGCCTAA
- a CDS encoding Bug family tripartite tricarboxylate transporter substrate binding protein, which translates to MKPWSRVVIVLSCLLAGAQSALAEPPDWAQRPVRLIVPSAAGGSGDTLARPLAEALGQQIGQTVVVENKGGVGGVLGASLVASSSPSEHQLLFGAVHHTIAPAVLKNFPYDTRKDLKAVTLIAAMPNVLVVNADSPYKSVDDLLAAARQEKGVNYGTSGVGTMLHLMAGKLHKLSGTNMTPVHYKGSNPSVMALISGDQIDFMFETMPSAVAQIRNGRLRALAVSSPERAKALPDVPTLKELGLDELSAQTWYGIFMQGDTPDETVNSVADAIHKALQTDKIKTIWDSNGALVQSNSPAEFTAYVDQELNRWSGTVQALGLSNF; encoded by the coding sequence ATGAAACCCTGGTCCCGTGTTGTTATTGTCCTCAGCTGTCTTCTGGCCGGCGCGCAAAGCGCCCTGGCCGAACCGCCCGACTGGGCCCAACGGCCGGTGCGCCTGATCGTACCGTCCGCTGCCGGCGGCTCGGGCGACACCCTGGCCCGCCCATTGGCCGAAGCCCTGGGCCAGCAAATCGGCCAGACCGTTGTTGTGGAAAACAAAGGCGGCGTGGGCGGCGTGCTGGGGGCCAGCCTGGTCGCCAGCTCCAGCCCCTCGGAGCACCAACTGCTGTTCGGCGCGGTACACCACACCATCGCGCCGGCGGTGCTCAAAAACTTCCCCTACGACACCCGCAAAGATCTGAAAGCCGTCACCTTGATTGCAGCCATGCCCAATGTGCTGGTGGTCAATGCCGACTCGCCCTACAAAAGCGTAGACGATCTGCTGGCGGCGGCGCGACAAGAAAAGGGCGTGAACTACGGCACCAGCGGCGTGGGCACCATGCTGCACCTGATGGCGGGCAAGCTGCACAAACTGTCGGGCACCAACATGACCCCGGTACACTACAAAGGCAGCAACCCGTCCGTCATGGCCTTGATCAGCGGCGATCAGATCGATTTCATGTTCGAGACCATGCCGTCGGCCGTAGCGCAGATACGCAATGGCCGCCTGCGCGCCCTGGCCGTCTCCAGCCCCGAACGCGCCAAGGCCCTGCCCGATGTGCCCACCCTGAAAGAGCTGGGCCTGGACGAGCTAAGCGCCCAAACCTGGTACGGCATCTTCATGCAGGGCGACACCCCGGACGAGACGGTCAACAGCGTGGCCGACGCCATCCACAAAGCCTTGCAGACCGACAAGATCAAGACTATCTGGGACAGCAACGGCGCACTGGTGCAATCAAACAGCCCAGCCGAATTTACCGCCTACGTGGATCAGGAGCTGAACCGCTGGTCCGGTACCGTGCAAGCGCTGGGCCTGAGCAACTTCTGA